In one window of Azotobacter salinestris DNA:
- a CDS encoding TPM domain-containing protein: protein MTLLSENEQRQVAAAIERIERETDAELVTVLAARADDYTYISLLWAGLLALLLPGSLNLIGGWLNAGQLLLAQWATFILASLLFRLPAITTRLVPRSIRHWRAGNLARRQFIELGLHHTEAQSGMLIFVAEAERYVEILVDRGISSRLDDATWQAIVDTFTAQVRRGETLQGFLSCIEACGALLKEHLPATHERNELPNRLVILS from the coding sequence ATGACATTGCTGAGCGAAAACGAGCAGCGGCAGGTCGCCGCGGCGATCGAACGGATCGAGCGGGAAACGGATGCCGAACTGGTGACGGTGCTGGCGGCACGGGCCGACGACTACACCTATATCTCCCTGCTCTGGGCCGGGCTGCTGGCCCTGCTGCTGCCCGGCTCGCTGAACCTGATCGGCGGCTGGCTCAATGCGGGACAGCTGCTGCTGGCGCAGTGGGCGACCTTCATCCTGGCCAGCCTGCTGTTCCGCCTGCCCGCCATCACCACCCGGCTGGTCCCGCGGTCGATCCGCCACTGGCGCGCCGGCAACCTGGCCCGGCGGCAATTCATCGAACTCGGCCTGCATCACACCGAAGCGCAAAGCGGCATGCTGATCTTCGTCGCCGAAGCCGAGCGCTATGTGGAGATCCTGGTCGATCGGGGGATCTCCAGCCGCCTGGACGACGCCACCTGGCAGGCCATCGTCGACACCTTCACCGCCCAGGTGAGACGCGGCGAGACGCTGCAGGGCTTCCTCTCCTGCATCGAGGCCTGCGGTGCGCTGCTCAAGGAACACCTGCCCGCCACCCACGAACGCAACGAGCTGCCCAACCGCCTGGTGATCCTGTCGTAG
- a CDS encoding TPM domain-containing protein, translated as MRPAHRLLQGLLLCAWVLVTQAQEAGYPVLTGRVVDRAELLDAATESRLTQMLAAHEQATGDQLVVVTVPDLAGSNIEEFGVELGRHWGIGQKGRDNGALLIVARDERQVRIEVGYGLEERLTDAQSALIIHNIIVPAFRQGDFARGVTEGVTAMLWVLGGKPLQGEQGLIPDDRQAEEPSPIVLLVMLAIILLLVRGGRGRSALLAGALLGGLRHGGGGFGGRGGGFGGGGASGGW; from the coding sequence ATGAGGCCGGCGCACCGGCTGCTCCAGGGCCTGCTGCTCTGCGCCTGGGTCCTGGTCACCCAGGCCCAGGAGGCCGGCTACCCGGTGCTAACCGGGCGGGTGGTCGATCGTGCCGAGTTGCTCGATGCCGCGACCGAGAGCCGCCTGACTCAGATGCTGGCCGCCCATGAGCAGGCCACCGGCGACCAGTTGGTGGTGGTCACCGTGCCGGATCTGGCGGGGAGTAATATCGAAGAGTTCGGCGTCGAGCTGGGCCGCCACTGGGGCATCGGCCAGAAAGGCAGGGACAACGGCGCGCTGCTGATCGTCGCGCGCGACGAGCGGCAGGTCCGCATCGAGGTCGGCTACGGGCTGGAAGAGCGCCTGACCGATGCCCAGTCGGCGCTGATCATCCACAACATCATCGTCCCGGCCTTCCGGCAGGGCGACTTTGCCCGCGGCGTCACCGAGGGCGTGACGGCGATGCTCTGGGTACTGGGTGGCAAGCCCCTGCAGGGCGAACAGGGGCTGATCCCCGACGACCGGCAGGCGGAGGAGCCGTCGCCGATAGTCCTGCTCGTGATGCTGGCGATCATCCTGCTGCTGGTTCGCGGCGGGCGCGGGCGCAGCGCCCTGTTGGCCGGCGCCCTGCTCGGCGGACTGCGCCATGGCGGTGGCGGCTTTGGCGGGCGCGGCGGCGGCTTCGGCGGCGGCGGCGCCTCCGGTGGCTGGTAG
- a CDS encoding LemA family protein: MTHSRQGSWLQWRLATLLIVSWLLAGCGINDIPTYDEQVKAAWGQVENQYQRRADLIPNLVETVRAYAQHERETLTAVIEARARATSIQVDAGTLDDPQKLQQYQQAQDQLSGALSRLMVVSERYPELKANQNFLALQSQLEGTENRIAVARRDFIAAVERYNTEIRTFPGRIWHSLLYRDMPVRESFEATSQGAEQVPQVQFR, translated from the coding sequence ATGACCCACTCCAGACAAGGCTCCTGGCTTCAATGGCGGCTGGCCACGCTCCTGATCGTGTCGTGGCTCCTGGCGGGCTGCGGCATCAACGACATTCCCACCTACGACGAGCAGGTGAAGGCGGCCTGGGGGCAGGTGGAGAACCAGTACCAGCGACGCGCCGATCTGATCCCCAATCTGGTGGAAACGGTCAGGGCCTATGCGCAGCACGAACGGGAGACCCTGACCGCGGTGATCGAGGCGCGGGCCAGGGCCACCTCCATCCAGGTGGATGCCGGCACGCTGGACGATCCACAGAAGCTGCAGCAGTACCAGCAGGCACAGGACCAGTTGAGCGGCGCGCTGAGCCGGCTGATGGTGGTGTCGGAGCGCTATCCCGAGCTGAAGGCCAACCAGAATTTCCTCGCCCTGCAGTCCCAGCTGGAAGGCACCGAAAACCGCATCGCGGTGGCGCGCCGCGACTTCATCGCCGCGGTGGAGCGCTACAACACCGAGATCCGTACCTTCCCCGGGCGCATCTGGCACAGTCTGCTCTACCGCGACATGCCGGTGCGCGAAAGCTTCGAGGCCACCAGCCAGGGCGCGGAACAGGTACCGCAAGTGCAATTTCGATGA
- the cowN gene encoding N(2)-fixation sustaining protein CowN, translating into MTTTTYRSICGEESLPYIDCDHCIRTLYARIQHYLQQDQGDCPICSYFREKIGSRDGSESDARLLLHAQVNVVYELFARHGDQEALAMLERVEDDCC; encoded by the coding sequence ATGACCACGACCACCTATCGCAGCATCTGCGGCGAAGAATCCCTGCCCTACATCGACTGCGACCACTGCATCCGCACCCTCTACGCACGGATCCAGCACTACCTGCAGCAGGACCAGGGCGACTGCCCGATCTGCAGCTATTTCCGCGAAAAGATCGGCTCGCGTGACGGCAGCGAGAGCGACGCCCGCCTGCTGCTGCACGCCCAGGTGAACGTCGTCTACGAACTCTTCGCCCGCCACGGCGACCAGGAGGCCCTGGCCATGCTGGAGCGGGTCGAGGACGACTGCTGCTGA
- a CDS encoding Crp/Fnr family transcriptional regulator has protein sequence MHGPDASNLLDSLDALTQAALLQGFHRRQLVEGELLGSPNGKRDSVFIVHSGRIRVFLAFEDKEYTLTFLEAGGIYSTHSQAYVQAVRPSEVLMGDTAQMTATLRSLPTAVPAIIRVLGGTLDNCMRIIEDLAFRDVEGRLARFLDGMLTRKGRPHQDSLRLELDLNTEDIARLLGTTRQTVSSLLNRMAREGILSRAGNGVFDIHDVERLRARSQVSAG, from the coding sequence ATGCACGGACCCGATGCCAGCAACCTGCTCGACAGCCTGGATGCACTGACCCAGGCCGCCCTGCTGCAGGGTTTCCACCGGCGCCAGTTGGTCGAGGGCGAACTGCTCGGCAGCCCGAACGGCAAGCGCGACAGCGTGTTCATCGTGCACAGCGGGCGCATCCGGGTGTTCCTCGCCTTCGAGGACAAGGAATACACCCTCACCTTCCTCGAAGCCGGGGGCATCTACAGCACCCACAGCCAGGCCTATGTCCAGGCCGTGCGCCCGAGCGAGGTGCTGATGGGCGACACCGCGCAGATGACGGCCACCCTCCGCTCGCTGCCGACTGCCGTGCCGGCGATCATCCGCGTGCTCGGCGGCACCCTCGACAACTGCATGCGCATCATCGAGGACCTGGCCTTTCGCGACGTCGAGGGCCGCCTGGCGCGCTTCCTCGACGGCATGCTGACGCGCAAGGGCCGCCCCCATCAGGACAGCCTGCGCCTGGAGTTGGACCTCAACACCGAGGACATCGCCCGGCTGCTCGGCACCACCCGCCAGACCGTCTCCTCCCTGCTCAACCGGATGGCCCGCGAGGGCATTCTCAGCCGTGCCGGCAACGGCGTCTTCGACATCCACGACGTCGAACGCCTGCGCGCCCGCAGCCAGGTGTCCGCTGGCTGA
- the rpoD gene encoding RNA polymerase sigma factor RpoD: MSVKAQQQSRIKELIARGREQGYLTYAEVNDHLPEDISDPEQVEDIIRMINDMGINVFESAPDTDALLLAEADTDEAAAEEAAAALAAVETDIGRTTDPVRMYMREMGTVELLTREGEIEIAKRIEEGIREVMSAIAHFPGTVDSILTEYQRVASEGGRLSDILSGYIDPDDDSAVPAEAEVPVDLKSKSAAAPASDDEEEEEGEEDSEEEEGDGGPDPEVARLRFGAVAEQLDRTRKTLGQYGRGSAEGMEALQALASLFMPIKLVPKQYDTLVEQVRDSLTRVRAQERAIMQLCVRDARMPRADFLRQFPGNETDQDWVDFLAKGKAKYAETLGKLAGDIKQCQQKLIDLEQEVGLTIAEIKDINRQMSIGEAKARRAKKEMVEANLRLVISIAKKYTNRGLQFLDLIQEGNIGLMKAVDKFEYRRGYKFSTYATWWIRQAITRSIADQARTIRIPVHMIETINKLNRISRQMLQEMGREPTPEELGERMEMPEDKIRKVLKIAKEPISMETPIGDDEDSHLGDFIEDSTMQSPIEVATVESLKEATREVLAGLTAREAKVLRMRFGIDMNTDHTLEEVGKQFDVTRERIRQIEAKALRKLRHPSRSEHLRSFLDE, encoded by the coding sequence ATGTCCGTAAAAGCTCAACAGCAGTCTCGCATCAAAGAGTTGATCGCTCGCGGCCGCGAACAGGGTTACCTGACCTACGCCGAGGTCAACGACCACCTGCCGGAGGATATTTCCGATCCGGAGCAGGTGGAAGACATCATCCGCATGATCAACGACATGGGGATCAACGTATTCGAAAGCGCCCCGGATACGGATGCCCTGTTGTTGGCCGAAGCCGACACCGATGAAGCCGCCGCCGAGGAAGCCGCCGCGGCCCTGGCCGCCGTGGAAACCGACATCGGCCGCACCACCGATCCGGTGCGCATGTACATGCGCGAAATGGGCACCGTGGAGCTGCTCACCCGCGAAGGCGAGATCGAGATCGCCAAGCGCATCGAGGAAGGCATCCGCGAAGTGATGAGCGCCATCGCCCACTTCCCGGGCACCGTGGACAGCATCCTCACTGAATACCAGCGTGTCGCCAGCGAAGGCGGCCGCCTGTCTGACATCCTCAGCGGCTACATCGATCCCGACGACGACTCGGCGGTACCCGCCGAGGCCGAAGTGCCCGTCGACCTCAAGAGCAAGAGCGCCGCGGCGCCGGCGTCCGACGACGAGGAAGAGGAAGAGGGCGAGGAGGACAGCGAGGAAGAGGAAGGCGACGGCGGCCCGGATCCGGAAGTCGCCCGCCTGCGCTTCGGCGCTGTCGCCGAGCAGTTGGACAGGACCCGCAAGACCCTTGGACAGTACGGCCGCGGCAGCGCCGAGGGCATGGAGGCGCTGCAGGCGCTGGCCAGCCTGTTCATGCCGATCAAGCTGGTGCCCAAGCAGTACGACACCCTGGTCGAGCAGGTACGCGACTCCCTGACCCGCGTGCGCGCCCAGGAGCGCGCGATCATGCAGCTGTGCGTGCGCGACGCGCGCATGCCGCGTGCCGACTTCCTGCGCCAGTTTCCCGGCAACGAGACCGACCAGGACTGGGTCGACTTCCTCGCCAAGGGCAAGGCCAAGTACGCCGAGACTCTCGGCAAGCTGGCCGGCGACATCAAGCAGTGCCAGCAGAAGCTGATCGACCTCGAGCAGGAAGTCGGCCTGACCATCGCCGAGATCAAGGACATCAACCGTCAGATGTCCATCGGCGAAGCCAAGGCCCGCCGCGCCAAGAAGGAAATGGTCGAGGCCAACCTGCGCCTGGTGATCTCCATCGCCAAGAAGTACACCAACCGCGGCCTGCAGTTCCTCGACCTGATCCAGGAAGGCAACATCGGCCTGATGAAGGCGGTGGACAAGTTCGAATACCGCCGCGGCTACAAGTTCTCGACCTACGCCACCTGGTGGATCCGCCAGGCGATCACCCGCTCGATCGCCGACCAGGCGCGCACCATCCGCATCCCGGTGCACATGATCGAGACCATCAACAAGCTCAACCGCATCTCCCGCCAGATGCTGCAGGAGATGGGCCGCGAACCCACGCCGGAAGAGCTGGGCGAACGCATGGAAATGCCCGAGGACAAGATCCGCAAGGTGCTGAAGATCGCCAAGGAACCGATCTCCATGGAAACGCCGATCGGCGACGACGAAGACTCGCATCTGGGCGACTTCATCGAGGACTCCACCATGCAGTCGCCGATCGAGGTGGCCACCGTGGAAAGCCTCAAGGAAGCCACCCGCGAAGTCCTCGCCGGCCTCACCGCCCGGGAGGCCAAGGTGCTGCGCATGCGCTTCGGCATCGACATGAACACCGACCATACCCTCGAGGAGGTCGGCAAGCAGTTCGACGTGACCCGCGAGCGCATCCGTCAGATCGAGGCCAAGGCCCTGCGCAAGCTGCGCCACCCCTCGCGAAGCGAGCACCTGCGCTCCTTCCTCGACGAGTGA
- the dnaG gene encoding DNA primase, which translates to MAGLIPQGFIDDLLNRTDIVEVVGSRVQLKKTGKNYSACCPFHQEKTPSFTVSPDKQFYYCFGCGAGGNALGFLMDHDHLEFPQAVEELAKRAGLEVPREERGGDRQPRQSVDSPLYPLLAAAADYYRQALKSHPARQAAVDYLKGRGLSGVIARDFALGFAPPGWDNLLKHLGGDTLQQKAMIEAGLLIENAETGKRYDRFRDRVIFPIRDSRGRVIAFGGRVLGDDKPKYLNSPETPVFHKGQELYGLFEARQHNRDLDEIIVVEGYMDVIALAQQGLRNAVATLGTATSEEHLKRLFRLVPGVLFCFDGDQAGRKAAWRALEATLPSLQDGRRARFLFLPEGEDPDSLVRAEGREAFLARLEQQARPLADYFFQQLTEEADPRTLEGKAHLATLAAPLIERIPGANLRALMRQRLAEITGLSGVPSPPASGPLPGEHSSHAEDAYYQAEPGYADYPDFAEPERPFGRVGQGKGQWKGQGRSGYRQGRGDFPARPRIAVSVEPPNLSALRTLLHHPQLAQKVADASHFASEEDPYAQLLVALLEALQKNPHSSSLQLIARWHGTEQGRLLRALAEKEWLISTDNLEQQFFDTINTLAARQRERGIEQLLRKARQGELSAEEKTRLRDLLSRNASPAPPTSTGV; encoded by the coding sequence ATGGCCGGACTGATCCCCCAAGGCTTCATCGACGACCTGCTGAACCGCACCGACATCGTCGAGGTGGTCGGCTCGCGCGTCCAGTTGAAGAAGACCGGCAAGAACTACAGCGCCTGCTGCCCCTTCCATCAGGAAAAGACCCCCTCCTTCACCGTCAGCCCGGACAAGCAGTTCTACTACTGCTTCGGTTGCGGCGCCGGCGGCAACGCGCTGGGCTTTCTCATGGACCACGACCACCTGGAGTTCCCCCAGGCGGTCGAGGAACTGGCCAAGCGCGCCGGCCTCGAGGTTCCCCGCGAGGAGCGCGGCGGCGACCGGCAGCCGCGCCAGAGCGTCGACTCGCCGCTCTATCCGCTGCTGGCCGCCGCCGCCGACTACTACCGCCAGGCCCTGAAGAGCCATCCGGCGCGCCAGGCCGCGGTCGACTACCTGAAAGGCCGCGGGTTGTCCGGCGTCATCGCCCGCGACTTCGCCCTCGGCTTCGCTCCGCCCGGCTGGGACAACCTGCTCAAGCACCTGGGCGGCGATACCCTGCAGCAGAAGGCGATGATCGAGGCGGGCCTTTTGATCGAGAACGCCGAGACCGGCAAGCGCTACGACCGCTTCCGCGACCGGGTGATCTTCCCGATCCGCGACAGTCGCGGCCGGGTCATCGCCTTCGGCGGCCGGGTGCTCGGCGACGACAAGCCCAAGTACCTGAACTCCCCGGAAACCCCGGTGTTCCACAAGGGCCAGGAGCTCTACGGCCTCTTCGAGGCGCGCCAGCACAACCGCGACCTCGACGAGATCATCGTGGTCGAGGGCTACATGGACGTCATCGCCCTGGCCCAGCAGGGTCTGCGCAACGCCGTGGCCACCCTCGGCACCGCCACCAGCGAGGAGCACCTCAAGCGCCTGTTCCGCCTGGTGCCCGGCGTGCTGTTCTGCTTCGACGGCGACCAGGCCGGGCGCAAGGCCGCCTGGCGCGCCCTCGAGGCCACCCTGCCGAGCCTGCAGGACGGCCGGCGCGCGCGCTTCCTGTTCCTGCCCGAAGGCGAGGACCCGGACAGCCTGGTGCGCGCCGAAGGCCGCGAGGCCTTCCTTGCCCGACTGGAACAGCAGGCTCGGCCACTGGCCGACTACTTCTTCCAGCAACTGACCGAGGAAGCCGATCCGCGCACCCTGGAGGGCAAGGCGCATCTGGCGACCCTCGCCGCTCCGCTGATCGAGAGGATTCCCGGTGCCAACCTGCGCGCCCTGATGCGCCAGCGTCTCGCCGAGATCACCGGACTGAGCGGCGTTCCGAGCCCGCCCGCCTCCGGCCCGCTCCCGGGGGAACACTCGTCGCATGCGGAAGACGCCTACTACCAGGCCGAACCCGGCTATGCCGACTACCCCGACTTTGCCGAGCCCGAGCGCCCCTTCGGGCGCGTCGGCCAGGGCAAGGGCCAGTGGAAGGGCCAGGGACGCAGCGGCTACCGCCAGGGCCGCGGCGACTTCCCGGCGCGGCCGCGCATCGCCGTCAGCGTCGAGCCACCCAACCTGAGCGCGCTGCGCACCCTGCTGCACCATCCGCAGCTGGCCCAGAAAGTCGCCGACGCCAGCCATTTCGCCAGCGAGGAAGACCCCTACGCCCAGCTGCTGGTCGCCTTGCTCGAGGCCCTGCAGAAGAACCCGCACAGCAGCAGCCTGCAACTGATCGCCCGCTGGCACGGCACCGAACAGGGCCGTCTGCTGCGCGCCCTGGCGGAGAAGGAATGGCTAATTTCGACGGACAACCTTGAACAACAGTTTTTCGACACTATAAATACATTAGCGGCACGACAGCGCGAGCGCGGCATCGAGCAACTGCTTCGCAAGGCCCGCCAGGGCGAGCTGAGCGCGGAAGAGAAGACTCGATTGCGCGATCTGCTCAGCCGTAACGCATCCCCCGCCCCCCCGACCTCAACTGGCGTGTAA
- the rpsU gene encoding 30S ribosomal protein S21 — translation MPAVKVKENEPFDVALRRFKRSCEKAGVLAEVRSREFYEKPTSERKRKAAAAVKRHAKKVQREQRRRERLY, via the coding sequence ATGCCCGCCGTCAAAGTTAAAGAGAACGAACCCTTCGACGTAGCCCTGCGTCGCTTCAAGCGCTCCTGCGAAAAAGCCGGCGTACTGGCCGAAGTTCGCAGCCGCGAGTTCTACGAGAAACCCACTTCCGAGCGCAAGCGCAAGGCCGCTGCCGCCGTCAAGCGCCACGCCAAGAAAGTGCAGCGCGAACAGCGCCGCCGCGAGCGCCTGTACTAA
- the tsaD gene encoding tRNA (adenosine(37)-N6)-threonylcarbamoyltransferase complex transferase subunit TsaD, whose translation MLVLGLETSCDETGVALYDSQRGLLADALFSQIDLHRVYGGVVPELASRDHVKRMLPLLRQVLDESGCRAGDIDGIAYTAGPGLVGALLVGASCAQALALAWGIPALGVHHMEGHLLAPMLEEQPPQFPFVALLVSGGHTQLVRVDGIGRYQVLGESLDDAAGEAFDKTAKLLGLGYPGGPEIARLAQDGRPGRFVFPRPMTDRPGLEFSFSGLKTFALNTWQHCQASGDDSEQSRRDVALAFQQAVVETLTIKCRRALKQTGLRRLVIAGGVSANQALRSALERMLGELDGQVFYARPRFCTDNGAMIAYAGCQRLLAGQQDGPAIQVHARWPMETLPAL comes from the coding sequence ATGCTCGTTCTGGGGCTGGAAACCTCCTGCGACGAAACCGGCGTCGCGCTTTACGACAGCCAGCGCGGCCTCCTGGCCGATGCGCTGTTCAGCCAGATCGATCTGCACCGCGTCTATGGCGGGGTGGTGCCCGAGCTGGCCTCGCGGGATCACGTCAAGCGCATGCTGCCGCTCTTGCGTCAGGTGCTCGACGAGTCCGGCTGCCGTGCCGGGGACATCGACGGCATTGCCTATACCGCAGGGCCCGGCCTGGTCGGCGCGCTCCTGGTCGGCGCTTCCTGCGCCCAGGCGCTGGCGCTGGCCTGGGGGATTCCGGCGCTCGGCGTGCACCACATGGAAGGTCATCTGCTGGCGCCGATGCTGGAAGAACAGCCGCCGCAGTTTCCCTTCGTCGCTCTGCTGGTTTCCGGCGGGCATACCCAACTGGTGCGGGTCGATGGCATCGGTCGCTACCAGGTGCTCGGCGAGTCGCTGGACGACGCCGCTGGCGAGGCCTTCGACAAGACCGCCAAGCTGCTCGGCCTCGGCTATCCCGGCGGCCCGGAGATCGCCCGCCTGGCGCAGGACGGCAGGCCCGGGCGCTTCGTCTTCCCGCGGCCGATGACCGACCGGCCCGGCCTGGAGTTCAGTTTCAGCGGCCTCAAGACCTTCGCTCTGAATACCTGGCAGCACTGCCAGGCGAGCGGCGACGACAGCGAGCAGTCGCGTCGCGACGTCGCTCTGGCCTTTCAGCAGGCGGTGGTGGAGACGCTGACCATCAAGTGCCGGCGGGCGCTGAAGCAGACCGGCCTGAGGCGTCTGGTGATCGCCGGCGGGGTGAGCGCCAACCAGGCGCTGCGCTCGGCGCTGGAGCGGATGCTCGGCGAGCTGGATGGCCAGGTGTTCTACGCGCGGCCGCGCTTCTGCACCGACAACGGAGCGATGATCGCCTATGCTGGCTGCCAGCGTCTGCTGGCCGGCCAGCAGGACGGGCCGGCGATCCAGGTTCATGCGCGCTGGCCGATGGAGACCCTGCCGGCGCTCTGA
- the plsY gene encoding glycerol-3-phosphate 1-O-acyltransferase PlsY, with the protein MVWLLAILAYLLGSLSFAILLSRLSGGPDPRACGSGNPGTTNMLRIAGKRLAALTLLGDLCKGLLPVLIAQHAGLDIRQQAWIGLAAVFGHLYPLYFNFRGGKGVATAAGMLLGLYPPAVLPAVAVWLLVFAFTRTSSLAALTATPFCLPLLAWQQPGALLPMLLLYGMIVWRHRGNLHALFAGRERHF; encoded by the coding sequence ATGGTCTGGCTGCTGGCGATCCTCGCCTACCTCCTCGGCTCGCTGTCCTTCGCCATCCTGCTCAGCCGCCTGAGCGGCGGACCGGACCCGCGTGCCTGTGGCTCGGGCAATCCCGGCACCACCAACATGCTGCGCATCGCCGGCAAGCGCCTGGCGGCGCTCACCCTGCTCGGCGACCTCTGCAAAGGCCTGCTGCCGGTGCTGATCGCCCAGCACGCCGGCCTGGACATCCGCCAGCAGGCCTGGATCGGCCTGGCCGCGGTGTTCGGCCATCTGTATCCCCTGTACTTCAACTTCCGTGGCGGCAAGGGCGTAGCCACTGCCGCCGGAATGCTCCTGGGCCTCTATCCGCCGGCGGTACTGCCGGCCGTCGCCGTCTGGCTGCTGGTCTTCGCCTTCACCCGTACCAGTTCCCTCGCCGCCCTGACCGCCACGCCGTTCTGCCTGCCGCTGCTGGCCTGGCAGCAGCCCGGGGCGCTGCTGCCGATGCTGCTGCTCTACGGGATGATCGTCTGGCGCCATCGCGGCAATCTGCATGCACTCTTCGCCGGCCGGGAAAGGCACTTCTAG
- the folB gene encoding dihydroneopterin aldolase, which produces MDKVFIEGLEVDTVIGVFDWERGIRQCLRLDLECAWDVRVPAGGDELAHALDYAALAARIQAFAGEARFLLVETFAERLAGVLMAEFGIPWLRLRVTKPGAVPAAAGVGVEIERGCR; this is translated from the coding sequence TTGGACAAAGTGTTTATCGAGGGCCTGGAGGTCGACACCGTCATCGGCGTGTTCGACTGGGAGCGTGGCATTCGCCAGTGCCTGCGGCTGGATCTGGAGTGCGCCTGGGATGTCCGCGTGCCCGCTGGCGGAGACGAGCTGGCCCATGCACTCGACTACGCGGCGCTGGCGGCGCGCATCCAGGCCTTCGCCGGCGAGGCGCGCTTCCTGCTGGTGGAGACCTTCGCCGAACGTCTGGCCGGCGTGCTGATGGCCGAGTTCGGGATTCCCTGGCTGCGCCTCAGGGTGACCAAGCCGGGCGCCGTTCCCGCGGCCGCCGGCGTCGGCGTGGAGATCGAGCGCGGATGTCGCTGA
- the folK gene encoding 2-amino-4-hydroxy-6-hydroxymethyldihydropteridine diphosphokinase, which yields MSLTPVLLGLGSNIERVAHLTAGLEALSGLLRDMRCSPVFESLPVGIRSGPFYNLVVVGQTDLPLIELDRRLKFIEADNGRYAPERKGLPLDIDVLTYDEQVGNFDGLVLPRPEILKNAFVLWPLALLVPERRHPGAGRTFVELWREARIEQVLWPVSFHWRGVQLTPPALSQAFPAPPTES from the coding sequence ATGTCGCTGACTCCCGTGCTGCTGGGCCTCGGCAGCAATATCGAGCGTGTCGCCCATCTCACCGCCGGCCTCGAGGCGTTGTCCGGCCTGCTGCGGGACATGCGTTGCTCGCCGGTGTTCGAGAGCCTGCCGGTGGGGATCAGGAGCGGCCCCTTCTACAACCTGGTGGTGGTCGGGCAGACCGACCTGCCGCTCATCGAGCTGGACCGCCGGCTCAAGTTCATCGAGGCGGACAACGGCCGCTATGCGCCGGAGCGCAAGGGATTGCCGCTGGATATCGACGTACTGACCTACGACGAGCAGGTCGGCAACTTCGACGGGCTGGTGCTGCCGCGTCCGGAGATCCTGAAGAACGCCTTCGTGCTCTGGCCGCTGGCGCTGTTGGTGCCGGAGCGGCGCCATCCCGGCGCCGGCCGGACCTTCGTCGAACTGTGGCGGGAGGCGCGCATCGAGCAAGTGCTGTGGCCGGTTTCCTTCCACTGGCGCGGCGTGCAGCTGACGCCGCCGGCGCTGAGCCAGGCCTTTCCCGCGCCGCCGACCGAGTCGTAG
- a CDS encoding rhodanese-like domain-containing protein, with protein sequence MKNAHDLVAAAKARIHEVDLEAAEAAIRDADLLLDVREADEFHAGHIPGALNVPRGLLEFKLDNTPELSARGLAIVLYCKTSGRAALAASTLQDMGYLNVQSIAGGFDAWSAAGKAVATPSLPTFE encoded by the coding sequence GTGAAAAACGCCCATGATCTGGTGGCCGCAGCCAAGGCCCGCATCCACGAAGTCGACCTCGAGGCCGCCGAGGCGGCCATCCGCGACGCCGACCTGCTGCTCGACGTGCGCGAAGCCGACGAATTCCATGCCGGCCACATTCCCGGCGCGCTGAACGTTCCGCGCGGCCTGCTGGAATTCAAGCTCGACAACACGCCGGAGTTGTCCGCCCGCGGTCTCGCCATCGTCCTCTACTGCAAGACCAGCGGCCGCGCCGCCCTGGCCGCCAGCACCCTGCAGGACATGGGCTACCTGAACGTGCAGTCGATCGCCGGCGGCTTCGATGCCTGGAGCGCGGCCGGCAAGGCGGTGGCGACGCCGAGCCTGCCGACCTTCGAGTAG